The Cervus canadensis isolate Bull #8, Minnesota chromosome 29, ASM1932006v1, whole genome shotgun sequence genome includes a window with the following:
- the LOC122430500 gene encoding olfactory receptor 6M1-like — translation MDVQNQTTVTEFILTAFPARQKLQIFLFVVLLFTYMLTLTGNGVIISLIWADYRLQTPMYFFLSNLSFLDILFTSSVTPKLLSFLLKDRKTISLAGCISQTYFFFFLGTVEFILLVVMSFDRYVAICNPLRYTVIMNSRVCLLLVLGCWVGAFLSVLCPVILLSKLPFCQKEINHFFCDIAPLLQVACIDTHLLEMISFLLSSLILLTSLVITTVSYTYIISTILRIPSAQGRQKAFSTCASHITVVSVAYGSNIFMYVRPSQSHSLEFDKVTAVLTIMGTPLLNPFIYSLRNEKVKEVLRDAINKIVSLLHRKP, via the coding sequence ATGGATGTGCAGAATCAGACCACAGTGACTGAATTTATCCTGACCGCCTTCCCTGCTCGCCAAAAGCTTCAGATTTTCCTCTTTGTCGTCCTCTTGTTTACTTACATGCTCACTCTAACAGGAAATGGTGTCATCATTTCCCTAATATGGGCTGATTATCGCCTCCAAACCccaatgtacttcttcctcagtaATTTGTCGTTTTTGGACATTTTATTCACTAGCTCAGTTACACCAAAACTGTTATCCTTTCTCCTCAAGGACAGGAAGACCATATCCCTTGCAGGCTGCATCAGCCAAACATACTTCTTCTTCTTCCTGGGGACAGTGGAGTTCATCCTGCTGGTGGTGATGTCctttgaccgctatgtggccatctgtaaccCCCTGCGCTACACCGTCATCATGAACAGCAGGGTGTGCCTCCTGCTGGTTCTGGGCTGCTGGGTGGGGGCCTTCCTGTCCGTGCTCTGCCCGGTTATTCTGCTGTCCAAGCTGCCCTTCTGCCAGAAGGAGATTAATCACTTCTTCTGTGATATTGCCCCTCTGCTGCAGGTGGCCTGCATAGACACTCATCTGCTTGAGATGATAAGCTTCCTTTTGTCTTCTCTCATCCTCCTGACCTCGCTGGTGATCACCACCGTGTCCTACACCTACATCATCTCTACCATCCTGCGCATCCCCTCGGCCCAAGGGCGTCagaaagccttctccacctgcgcTTCTCACATCACTGTTGTGTCTGTTGCCTACGGGAGCAACATCTTCATGTATGTGAGACCAAGCCAGAGTCATTCCCTGGAATTTGATAAAGTGACTGCTGTCCTCACCATAATGGGGACCCCTCTCCTGAACCCCTTCATTTATAGTCTAAGGAATGAAAAGGTAAAGGAAGTTTTGAGAGATGCAATCAACAAAATTGTGTCCTTATTGCACAGGAAACCTTGA
- the LOC122430497 gene encoding olfactory receptor 6M1-like, with protein sequence MDVQNQTTVTEFVLTAFPARQKLQIFLFVVLLFTYMLTLTGNGVIISLIWADNRLQTPMYFFLSNLSLLDISYTTSVTPKLLSFLLKDRKTISLAGCISQTYFFFFLGTVEFILLVVMSFDRYVAICNPLRYTTIMNSRVCLLLVLGCWVGAFLSVLCPVILLSRLPFCQKEINHFFCDIAPLLQVACIDTHLLEMISFLLSSLILLTSLVITTVSYTYIISTILRIPSAQGRQKAFSTCASHITVVSIAYGSNIFMYVRPSQNQSLAFDKVTAVFTIMVTPLLNPFIYSLRNETVKDVLRDAVNKIISSLYRKP encoded by the coding sequence ATGGATGTGCAGAATCAGACCACAGTGACCGAATTTGTCCTGACCGCCTTCCCTGCTCGCCAAAAGCTTCAGATTTTCCTCTTCGTGGTCCTCTTGTTTACTTACATGCTCACTCTAACAGGAAATGGTGTCATCATTTCCCTAATATGGGCTGATAATCGCCTCCAAACCccaatgtacttcttcctcagtaATTTGTCATTGCTGGACATTTCATACACTACCTCAGTTACCCCCAAACTGTTATCCTTTCTCCTCAAGGACAGGAAGACCATATCGCTTGCAGGCTGCATCAGCCAAACATACTTCTTCTTCTTCCTGGGGACAGTGGAGTTCATCCTGCTGGTGGTGATGTCctttgaccgctatgtggccatctgtaaccCCCTGCGCTACACCACCATCATGAACAGCAGGGTGTGCCTCCTGCTGGTTCTGGGCTGCTGGGTGGGGGCCTTCCTGTCCGTGCTCTGCCCGGTTATTCTGCTGTCCAGGCTGCCCTTCTGCCAGAAGGAGATTaatcacttcttctgtgacatCGCCCCTCTGCTGCAGGTGGCCTGCATAGACACTCATCTGCTTGAGATGATAAGCTTCCTTTTGTCTTCTCTCATCCTCCTGACCTCGCTGGTGATCACCACCGTGTCCTACACCTACATCATCTCTACCATCCTGCGCATCCCCTCGGCCCAAGGGCGTCagaaagccttctccacctgcgcTTCTCACATTACTGTCGTGTCTATTGCCTACGGGAGCAACATCTTCATGTACGTGAGACCCAGCCAAAATCAGTCCCTGGCATTTGATAAAGTGACTGCTGTCTTCACTATAATGGTGACCCCTCTTCTGAACCCCTTCATTTATAGTCTAAGGAATGAAACTGTAAAAGATGTTTTGAGAGATGCAGTCAACAAAATTATATCCTCATTGTACAGGAAACCTTGA